In a genomic window of Bos mutus isolate GX-2022 chromosome 6, NWIPB_WYAK_1.1, whole genome shotgun sequence:
- the CLOCK gene encoding circadian locomoter output cycles protein kaput isoform X3 encodes MTDGSIIYVSESVTSLLEHLPSDLVDQSIFNFIPEGEHSEVYKILSTHLLESDSLTPEYLKSKNQLEFCCHMLRGTIDPKEPSTYEYVKFIGNFKSLNSVSTSAHNGFEGTIQRTHRPSYEDRVCFVATVRLATPQFIKEMCTVEEPNEEFTSRHSLEWKFLFLDHRAPPIIGYLPFEVLGTSGYDYYHVDDLENLAKCHEHLMQYGKGKSCYYRFLTKGQQWIWLQTHYYITYHQWNSRPEFIVCTHTVVSYAEVRAERRRELGIEESLPETAADKSQDSGSDNRINTVSLKEALERFDHSPTPSASSRSSRKSSHTAVSDPSSTPTKIPTDTSTPPRQHLPAHEKMAQRRSSFSSQSINSQTVGQSLTQPVMSQSANLPVPHGMSQFQFSAQLGAMQHLKDQLEQRTRMIEANIHRQQEELRKIQEQLQMVHGQGLQMFLQQSTPGLNFGSVQLSSGNSSNIQQLAPINMQSQVVQTNQIQSGMNTGHIGTTQHMIQQQTLQSTSSQQSQQNVLSGHSQQTSLPSQTQSTLTAPLYNTMVISQPAAGSMVQIPSSLPQNSSQSAAVTTFTQDRQIRFSQGQQLVTKLVTAPVACGAVMVPSAMLMGQVVTAYPTFAPQQPQSQTLSVTQQQQSSQEQPLPSVQQPSQAQLTQPPQQFLQTSRLLHGNPSTQLILSAAFPLQQSTFPQSHHQQHQSQQQQQLSRHRTESLTDPSKVQPQ; translated from the exons tcAGATCTTGTGGATcaaagtatatttaattttatcccAGAGGGGGAACATTCAGAAGTTTATAAAATACTCTCTACCCATCTGCTGGAAAGTGATTCATTAACccctgaatatttaaaat cAAAAAATCAGTTAGAATTTTGTTGTCATATGCTTCGAGGAACAATAGACCCAAAGGAACCATCTACTTATGAATATGTGAAATTTATAGGAAATTTCAAATCTTTAAACAGTG TATCCACTTCAGCACACAATGGTTTTGAAGGAACAATACAACGCACTCACAGGCCTTCTTATGAAGATAGAGTTTGTTTTGTAGCTACTGTCAGATTAGCTACACCTCAGTTCATTAAG gAAATGTGCACTGTTGAAGAACCCAATGAAGAGTTTACATCTAGACATAGTTTAGAGTGGAAGTTTCTATTTCTAGATCACAG GGCACCACCCATAATAGGATATTTGCCATTTGAAGTTCTGGGAACATCAGGCTATGATTACTATCATGTGGATGACCTAGAAAATTTGGCAAAATGTCATGAGCACT taatgcaatatggaaaaggaaaatctTGTTACTATAGGTTCCTGACCAAAGGACAGCAGTGGATTTGGCTTCAAACTCATTATTATATCACTTACCATCAGTGGAATTCAAGGCCAGAGTTTATTGTTTGTACTCACACCGTAGTAAG TTATGCAGAAGTTAGGGCTGAAAGACGACGAGAACTTGGCATTGAAGAGTCTCTTCCAGAGACAGCTGCTGACAAA AGCCAAGATTCTGGGTCTGATAATCGTATAAATACAGTCAGTCTCAAGGAAGCGTTGGAAAGGTTTGATCACAGCCCAACTCCTTCTGCTTCCTCCCGGAGTTCAAGAAAATCATCTCACACAGCAGTCTCGGACCCTTCCT CTACACCAACAAAGATCCCAACAGATACTAGCACTCCTCCCAGACAACATTTACCAGCTCATGAGAAGATGGCACAAAGGAGGTCATCATTTAGTAGTCAG TCTATAAATTCCCAGACTGTTGGTCAGTCATTAACACAGCCTGTGATGTCTCAGTCTGCAAATTTACCAGTTCCGCACGGCATGTCCcag TTTCAGTTCTCAGCTCAGTTAGGAGCCATGCAGCATCTCAAAGACCAATTGGAGCAACGGACTCGGATGATAGAGGCGAATATTCATCGGCAACAAGAAGAACTAAGAAAAATTCAAGAACAGCTTCAAATGGTCCATGGTCAAGGGCTGCAG atgtttttacaACAGTCAACCCCTGGATTGAATTTTGGTTCTGTTCAACTTTCTTCTGGAAATTCATCTAATATCCAGCAGCTTGCACCTATAAATATGCAAAGCCAGGTTGTTCAAACTAACCAGATTCAAAGTGGAATGAATACTGGACACATTGGCACAACTCAGCATATGATACAACAGCAGACTTTACAAAGTACATCAAGTCAG CAGAGTCAACAGAATGTACTGAGTGGGCACAGTCAACAAACATCTCTTCCCAGTCAGACGCAGAGCACTCTTACAGCCCCACTCTACAACACTATGGTGATTTCTCAGCCGGCGGCTGGAAGCATGGTCCAGATTCCATCGAGTTTGCCACAAAACAGTTCCCAGAGTGCTGCAGTAACTACATTCACTCAGGACAGACAGATCAG ATTTTCTCAAGGTCAGCAACTTGTGACCAAATTAGTAACCGCTCCTGTAGCCTGTGGGGCGGTCATGGTACCTAGCGCTATGCTTATGGGTCAGGTAGTGACTGCCTACCCTACCTTTGCTCCACAACAACCGCAGTCGCAGACACTGTCAGtcacgcagcagcagcagagttcccAGGAACAGCCGCTCCCTTCAGTTCAGCAACCATCTCAGGCTCAGCTGACTCAACCACCGCAGCAGTTTCTACAG ACTTCTAGGTTGCTCCATGGGAACCCTTCAACTCAGCTTATCCTCTCTGCTGCATTTCCTCTACAGCAGAGCACTTTCCCTCAGTCACATCACCAGCAACACCAGtcgcagcaacagcagcaactgaGTCGGCACAGGACTGAAAGTTTGACGGATCCTTCCAAGGTTCAACCACAGTAG